A stretch of Flavobacterium sp. N2270 DNA encodes these proteins:
- a CDS encoding lipopolysaccharide kinase InaA family protein codes for MKKTIHPDYEFLQPKFDFLIENFNNSGETFVNGKRNTIRLFQVNDETISIKSFRTPNLINKIAYKYFRKSKAQRSFEYASKLIDLHIGTPKPVAFCEKFDIIGLKDSYYACEHLQNVFEFRAVERNEDYPDAENILRQFTRFTFDMHQKGIEFLDHSPGNTLIKKEENGMYSFYLVDLNRMNFHENIDFQTRMKNFSRLTSKEEIIKILSNEYAILLGENNVNVFNSMWKFTQEFRHKFNRKKQLKKKLKFWKK; via the coding sequence ATGAAAAAAACAATTCATCCTGATTATGAATTTCTTCAACCAAAATTTGATTTTCTTATTGAAAACTTTAATAATTCAGGTGAAACTTTCGTTAATGGAAAACGCAATACAATTAGACTTTTTCAAGTGAATGATGAAACAATTAGTATTAAGTCATTTAGAACTCCAAATTTAATTAACAAAATTGCATATAAATATTTTCGTAAATCAAAGGCTCAACGCTCATTTGAGTATGCTTCAAAATTAATTGATTTACATATTGGAACTCCAAAACCTGTAGCATTTTGCGAAAAATTCGATATTATTGGTTTAAAGGATAGTTATTATGCGTGTGAGCATCTTCAAAATGTATTTGAATTTAGAGCTGTTGAACGAAATGAAGATTATCCTGATGCGGAGAATATTTTACGACAGTTTACACGTTTTACTTTTGATATGCACCAAAAAGGAATTGAATTTTTAGATCATTCACCAGGAAATACATTAATAAAAAAAGAGGAAAACGGTATGTATTCTTTTTATTTAGTTGACCTAAATAGAATGAATTTTCATGAAAACATTGACTTTCAAACTCGAATGAAAAACTTCTCTAGACTTACTTCAAAAGAAGAAATAATTAAAATTTTGAGTAATGAATATGCAATATTACTTGGTGAAAATAATGTAAACGTTTTTAATTCTATGTGGAAATTTACCCAAGAATTTCGACATAAATTTAACAGAAAAAAGCAATTGAAAAAGAAATTAAAGTTTTGGAAAAAATAG
- a CDS encoding L-threonylcarbamoyladenylate synthase produces the protein MDINTEVHNAYEVIKNGGIILYPTDTVWGIGCDASNEEAVAKIYALKQREESKSMICLMNSEKMVYAVFPKIPEVAWEILDLSEKPTTLILDGPKNVAKNIIASDNTLAIRIVKEPFCYKLMERMKRPLVSTSANISGMFTPKTFKEISPEILKGVDYVVNLHQDKVCKNPSTIIKLSLDSQVKIIRK, from the coding sequence ATGGACATAAATACTGAAGTACACAACGCTTATGAAGTCATAAAAAATGGAGGAATTATCCTTTACCCTACTGATACCGTTTGGGGAATAGGTTGTGATGCTTCAAATGAAGAAGCTGTTGCTAAAATTTATGCATTAAAACAACGTGAAGAAAGCAAAAGTATGATTTGCCTTATGAATAGCGAAAAAATGGTTTATGCTGTTTTTCCAAAAATACCTGAAGTAGCATGGGAAATTTTAGATTTATCTGAAAAACCAACTACTTTAATTTTAGACGGGCCAAAAAATGTTGCCAAAAATATTATTGCAAGTGATAATACACTAGCAATTCGCATTGTAAAAGAACCTTTTTGTTATAAATTAATGGAACGAATGAAAAGACCATTGGTTTCAACTTCAGCAAATATTTCTGGAATGTTTACCCCAAAAACTTTTAAAGAAATTAGTCCCGAAATTTTAAAAGGTGTTGACTATGTAGTAAATTTGCATCAAGATAAAGTTTGCAAAAATCCTTCAACAATAATAAAGTTATCATTAGATAGCCAAGTGAAGATTATTCGCAAGTAA
- a CDS encoding CCA tRNA nucleotidyltransferase, with product MNYTKALTNPIFEIISQAGKELNLECYVIGGFVRDFLLERDFKKDIDIVAVGSGIELALKVSELLPNKPKVQVFKNYGTAMLRYKEIDIEFVGARKESYQSDSRNPIVENGTLKDDQDRRDFTINAMAFSLNSSNYGDLVDPFEGVKALENKIIKTPLDPTITYSDDPLRMMRAIRFATQLNFEIEAQSLKAITENKDRLKIISGERIVDELNKILETSKPSVGFLLLYKTGLLDLILPELTALNQVEEIEGHTHKNNFYHSLEVVDNICPNTDDVWLRWAALLHDIGKAPTKRFNKKQGWTFHGHEFLGGKMVKKIFQRLHMPLNQKMKFVQKMVVMSSRPIVLAEDIVTDSAVRRLVFDAGEDVENLMTLCEADITTKNPHKFKKYHNNFDIVRQKIVEVEEKDSVRNFQPPITGEEIMELFNLKPSREIGTLKEAVKEAILEGEIANEYEAAYDFVLKRAEKMGLKRV from the coding sequence ATGAATTACACAAAAGCACTTACAAATCCTATTTTCGAAATAATTTCACAAGCTGGTAAAGAATTAAACCTTGAATGTTATGTTATTGGCGGATTTGTTAGAGATTTCCTACTAGAACGTGATTTTAAAAAAGACATTGATATTGTTGCTGTTGGCAGCGGAATTGAATTGGCTTTAAAAGTTTCTGAATTATTACCCAATAAACCAAAAGTTCAAGTTTTTAAAAATTATGGAACAGCAATGTTGCGTTATAAAGAAATTGACATTGAATTTGTTGGTGCTCGTAAGGAAAGTTATCAATCAGACAGTAGAAATCCTATTGTTGAAAACGGAACTTTAAAAGACGATCAAGACCGTAGAGATTTCACCATAAATGCAATGGCTTTTTCTTTGAATTCATCAAATTACGGTGATTTAGTTGATCCGTTTGAAGGAGTAAAAGCTTTAGAAAATAAAATCATTAAAACACCATTAGATCCAACTATAACTTATTCTGATGATCCTTTACGAATGATGCGTGCTATTCGATTTGCAACTCAACTTAATTTTGAAATTGAAGCACAATCTTTAAAAGCAATTACGGAAAATAAAGATCGATTGAAAATTATTTCAGGAGAACGAATCGTTGATGAACTGAATAAAATTTTAGAAACTTCAAAACCATCAGTTGGTTTCTTATTATTATACAAGACGGGACTTTTAGATCTTATTTTACCCGAATTAACAGCATTAAATCAGGTTGAAGAAATTGAAGGTCATACTCATAAAAACAATTTTTACCACAGTTTAGAAGTGGTTGATAATATTTGTCCTAATACAGATGATGTTTGGTTACGTTGGGCTGCTTTACTTCATGATATAGGAAAAGCTCCTACAAAAAGGTTCAATAAAAAACAAGGTTGGACTTTTCACGGACATGAATTTTTAGGTGGAAAAATGGTTAAGAAAATTTTTCAACGTTTGCATATGCCTTTAAATCAAAAAATGAAGTTTGTGCAAAAAATGGTTGTAATGAGTTCTCGACCAATTGTTTTGGCAGAAGATATTGTAACTGATTCTGCTGTTAGACGTTTGGTTTTTGATGCCGGTGAAGATGTCGAAAATTTAATGACACTTTGTGAAGCTGATATTACTACGAAGAATCCACATAAGTTTAAAAAATACCATAATAATTTTGACATTGTAAGGCAAAAAATTGTGGAAGTAGAAGAAAAAGATTCTGTAAGAAATTTTCAACCGCCAATTACCGGTGAAGAAATTATGGAACTTTTTAACTTAAAACCTTCGCGAGAAATTGGAACTTTAAAAGAAGCGGTAAAAGAAGCAATTTTAGAAGGAGAAATAGCTAACGAATATGAAGCAGCTTACGATTTTGTTTTAAAAAGAGCTGAAAAAATGGGGCTAAAAAGAGTTTAA
- a CDS encoding COX15/CtaA family protein produces the protein MKNNKSVIIWLLSGCVLLFIMVMVGGITRLTNSGLSMTDWHLVTDTFPPLTEDKWVDAFEEYKKFPEYQKINIHNDFTLSDYKFIYFWEWFHRFIGRIIGLVFIIPFVYFLVKKRLDTETIKKCVVLLLMGGFQGFLGWFMVKSGLIDNPDVSHFRLSLHLTFAFITFAYTLWVALDLIYPTKNEVITSLRSIARVALVILLIQIIYGGFVAGLNAGLVHNHWPLMSDSQFIHDSVFIEQSSLLKNFTEGKSGVQFVHRTFAYIVVAMMFLLYFKSRKHSLNTLQQKGIYSLLIIVLIQFALGVFTLLFHVPLWLGLAHQLVAFVLLSAMVFTLHRLSK, from the coding sequence ATGAAAAATAACAAGTCAGTTATAATTTGGTTATTATCCGGGTGTGTTTTACTATTTATAATGGTAATGGTTGGCGGAATAACTAGGCTTACAAATTCGGGTCTTTCTATGACCGATTGGCATTTAGTTACCGATACATTTCCTCCTTTAACAGAAGACAAATGGGTTGATGCATTTGAAGAATATAAAAAATTTCCAGAATATCAAAAGATAAATATTCATAACGATTTTACATTATCGGATTATAAATTTATTTACTTTTGGGAATGGTTTCATCGTTTTATAGGTCGAATAATTGGATTGGTTTTTATTATTCCGTTTGTATATTTCCTAGTTAAAAAAAGATTAGATACTGAAACCATAAAAAAATGTGTTGTTTTATTATTAATGGGCGGATTTCAAGGATTTTTAGGTTGGTTCATGGTAAAAAGCGGCCTAATTGATAATCCAGATGTGAGTCATTTTAGATTATCACTTCATCTAACTTTTGCTTTTATTACTTTTGCCTACACGCTTTGGGTTGCTTTAGATTTAATATATCCTACAAAAAATGAAGTGATTACTTCACTTAGATCAATTGCTAGAGTTGCATTGGTAATCTTATTAATTCAAATTATTTACGGTGGATTTGTGGCGGGTTTAAACGCTGGTTTAGTTCATAATCATTGGCCTTTAATGAGTGACAGTCAATTCATTCACGATAGTGTTTTTATTGAGCAGTCTTCTTTATTAAAAAATTTCACTGAAGGTAAAAGTGGCGTTCAATTTGTACATAGAACATTTGCTTATATTGTAGTTGCTATGATGTTTTTATTATATTTTAAAAGTAGAAAGCATTCACTAAACACTTTACAGCAAAAAGGAATTTATTCATTATTAATTATTGTTTTAATTCAATTTGCATTAGGCGTTTTTACATTATTATTTCATGTTCCGCTTTGGTTAGGACTAGCGCACCAATTAGTTGCTTTTGTCTTATTAAGTGCAATGGTTTTTACTTTACATAGATTGAGTAAATAA
- a CDS encoding CDP-alcohol phosphatidyltransferase family protein gives MSKLNKKDKFLDLSDYGRGFGRFLSNILKNTNFTPIHVTLLFGVSGLIAVYCILNQYYFLAAFFILLKSGIDAADGELARLKKTPSYSGRFLDSIFDIFLNFFLLLAIWKVTNSSFWMMLLAFFCIQLQGTLYNYYYVILRNKSIGGDTTSKVFEYKTPKALPGESQKSVTILFKIYTIVYGGFDKIIHALDPNAYKVKTFPNWFMTILSFYGLGFQLLIISVMLSIGLIDLIVPFLIYYSILIILLIGIRKKYFTN, from the coding sequence ATGTCAAAATTAAATAAAAAAGATAAGTTTTTAGACTTATCAGATTACGGAAGAGGTTTTGGTCGGTTTTTATCCAATATATTAAAAAATACCAACTTCACTCCTATTCACGTTACTTTATTGTTTGGAGTTTCAGGCTTAATTGCTGTTTATTGTATACTAAATCAATACTATTTCTTAGCTGCTTTTTTTATTCTTTTAAAATCTGGAATTGATGCTGCCGATGGAGAATTAGCCCGATTAAAAAAAACACCATCTTACTCTGGGCGCTTTTTAGATAGTATTTTCGATATTTTTTTAAATTTCTTTTTATTACTAGCAATTTGGAAGGTAACAAACTCTTCTTTTTGGATGATGTTACTTGCTTTTTTTTGCATTCAACTTCAAGGAACTTTATACAATTATTACTATGTAATTTTAAGGAACAAATCTATTGGTGGAGATACAACAAGTAAGGTTTTTGAATACAAAACTCCTAAAGCTTTACCCGGAGAAAGTCAGAAATCAGTAACTATTTTATTTAAAATTTACACTATTGTTTATGGTGGATTTGATAAAATAATTCATGCATTAGATCCAAATGCATATAAAGTAAAAACCTTTCCAAATTGGTTTATGACCATTTTATCTTTTTACGGATTAGGTTTTCAATTATTAATCATCTCGGTAATGTTATCAATTGGTTTGATTGATTTGATTGTTCCTTTTTTAATTTATTATTCTATTTTAATAATTCTATTAATCGGAATTAGAAAAAAATATTTTACTAATTAA
- a CDS encoding LytR/AlgR family response regulator transcription factor, whose protein sequence is MKIIIIEDEKPAARLLQRKLEKLGYTIQALLHSVEESINWFENNSHPDLIFLDIQLSDGLSFEIFDKIEIKSPIIFTTAYDEYALRAFKLNSIDYLLKPIDEDELETAISKFQNQFQKNAVSSLDFEAIKKMLVNPVQKEYKNRFSVKIGNQIKVVLIDEVECFYSENKGTYLHTIDNRDYLLDCSLEQLEAELNPDSFYRISRKFIIPLQSIKEIQMHTNSRLKIILPTYKEDEVIVAREKVSDFKNWIG, encoded by the coding sequence ATGAAGATCATAATCATAGAAGACGAGAAACCAGCAGCGAGATTATTACAACGAAAATTAGAAAAGTTGGGCTATACGATTCAAGCTTTATTACATTCTGTTGAAGAATCAATTAATTGGTTTGAAAATAATTCACATCCTGATTTAATTTTTTTAGATATTCAACTTTCCGATGGTTTATCATTTGAAATATTTGATAAAATTGAAATTAAAAGCCCAATTATCTTCACAACAGCTTATGATGAATATGCTCTACGCGCTTTTAAATTAAACAGTATTGATTATTTACTAAAGCCAATTGATGAAGACGAATTAGAAACTGCAATTTCAAAATTTCAAAATCAATTTCAAAAAAATGCTGTTTCAAGTTTAGATTTTGAAGCAATTAAAAAAATGTTGGTTAATCCTGTTCAAAAAGAATATAAAAATCGTTTTTCGGTTAAAATTGGTAATCAAATAAAAGTTGTTTTAATTGATGAAGTAGAATGTTTTTATAGCGAAAACAAAGGAACATACTTGCACACAATTGATAACAGAGATTATCTTTTAGATTGTAGCTTGGAACAATTAGAAGCCGAACTAAATCCAGATTCATTTTATAGAATTAGTCGAAAATTCATTATACCATTGCAATCTATAAAGGAAATTCAAATGCATACAAATTCTCGTTTAAAAATAATTTTGCCTACTTATAAAGAAGATGAAGTAATAGTTGCAAGAGAAAAAGTTTCCGATTTTAAAAACTGGATTGGTTAA
- a CDS encoding 2TM domain-containing protein has translation MSIVDRIQRRMEIRENNDFNPLNHDEIKYHEALKRVKRIKGFYTHALIYLVVNIMIVIINIQNLEAGESYFQWHNFITLFFWGIGLLSHGLSVFLPTMILGKNWEERKIKELMDKEMNSKWE, from the coding sequence ATGAGTATAGTAGATAGAATACAAAGAAGAATGGAAATAAGAGAAAATAATGATTTCAATCCATTAAATCATGATGAGATTAAATATCATGAAGCTTTAAAAAGAGTAAAACGTATTAAAGGTTTTTACACACATGCATTAATTTACTTGGTAGTAAATATTATGATAGTTATTATTAATATTCAAAATTTAGAAGCTGGAGAAAGTTATTTTCAATGGCATAATTTTATAACTTTATTCTTTTGGGGAATAGGTTTGCTTTCACACGGTTTAAGTGTTTTTTTACCAACGATGATTTTAGGTAAGAATTGGGAAGAAAGAAAGATTAAAGAACTTATGGATAAAGAAATGAATAGTAAATGGGAATAG
- a CDS encoding 2TM domain-containing protein, translating into MNTNNDFERYQKVKKQVQELKEFYRHLLIYVIIMAVIIFINLKYTPEVLWFFWTLFGWGIGLFFHAMKVFNFFPFFDKEWEEKKIKEFMEEEKLNKNKFK; encoded by the coding sequence ATGAATACAAATAATGATTTTGAACGTTATCAAAAGGTAAAAAAGCAAGTACAAGAGTTAAAAGAGTTTTACAGACATTTACTGATTTATGTAATAATAATGGCTGTAATAATTTTCATTAATCTTAAATATACACCAGAAGTTTTATGGTTTTTTTGGACACTTTTTGGTTGGGGAATTGGTTTGTTTTTCCATGCAATGAAAGTATTTAATTTCTTTCCTTTTTTTGATAAAGAATGGGAAGAAAAAAAGATTAAAGAGTTTATGGAAGAAGAAAAGTTGAATAAAAATAAATTTAAATAA
- a CDS encoding 2TM domain-containing protein, whose protein sequence is MNKIRREILKAVIIGIIIFIALQLINLVVNQKLPTLAALKWNFIFTLMYSFVLYFANAVIFIQVDKHFEKNRFHLKRLVIGFLASFLISGLAIFFLRIVEDVVFENKTFSEFLKNENPSNYIVALVITVIVSLFIHLIYFYKTYQENRVKQEKIIAGNASAQFESLKNQLDPHFLFNSLNVLSSLIEENPENAQKFTTSLSKIYRYVLEQRDKELVSVEEELKFAKTYMNLLKMRFENSITFELPESFENEEAKVVPLALQLLLENAIKHNVVSEQKPLHIKISIEENQLVVENNLQKKETLQTRKGVGLQNIVDRYAIISTRKVAIEETNEFFKIKLPILTKQISIMENTNIYSENMAYVRAKERVEKLKGFYGNLISYCLVIPVLIIINLNTSSFQWFWFPMLGWGMGLSFHALETFGYGKSWEEKKIQEILQKEDKEESKWK, encoded by the coding sequence ATGAATAAAATAAGAAGAGAAATACTAAAAGCAGTAATTATAGGAATTATAATTTTTATTGCGTTACAATTGATAAATTTGGTTGTGAACCAAAAGTTGCCAACTTTAGCCGCTTTAAAATGGAATTTCATTTTTACATTAATGTATAGTTTTGTTTTGTATTTCGCAAATGCGGTTATCTTTATTCAAGTAGACAAACATTTCGAAAAAAACAGATTTCATTTAAAACGATTAGTAATTGGTTTTTTAGCTTCTTTTCTTATTTCTGGATTGGCTATTTTCTTTCTTCGAATTGTTGAAGATGTGGTTTTTGAAAATAAAACATTTTCAGAGTTTTTAAAAAATGAAAATCCATCTAATTATATTGTAGCATTAGTAATAACGGTTATTGTTTCTTTGTTTATTCATTTGATTTATTTCTACAAAACTTATCAAGAGAACAGAGTAAAACAAGAAAAAATAATAGCAGGAAATGCTTCAGCACAATTTGAAAGTTTGAAAAATCAACTCGATCCACATTTTCTATTTAACAGTTTAAATGTCTTAAGTTCATTAATTGAGGAAAATCCTGAAAATGCACAAAAGTTTACGACTTCATTATCTAAAATTTACAGATATGTTTTAGAACAACGCGATAAAGAATTGGTTTCGGTAGAAGAAGAATTAAAGTTTGCAAAAACATATATGAATCTTTTAAAAATGCGATTTGAAAACAGTATCACATTTGAGTTGCCAGAAAGTTTCGAGAATGAAGAAGCAAAAGTTGTTCCGTTAGCATTACAATTGTTACTAGAAAATGCTATAAAACATAATGTAGTAAGCGAACAAAAGCCATTACATATTAAAATTTCAATTGAAGAAAACCAGCTTGTAGTTGAAAATAATTTACAAAAGAAGGAAACATTACAAACAAGAAAAGGCGTAGGACTTCAAAATATTGTTGACCGATACGCAATAATATCAACAAGAAAAGTAGCTATTGAAGAAACAAATGAGTTCTTTAAAATTAAGCTGCCAATTCTTACCAAACAAATATCTATTATGGAAAATACAAATATATATTCTGAAAACATGGCTTATGTTAGAGCTAAAGAAAGAGTAGAAAAATTAAAAGGATTTTATGGAAATTTAATATCATATTGTTTAGTCATTCCTGTATTAATAATTATAAACCTAAATACATCAAGTTTTCAATGGTTTTGGTTTCCAATGTTAGGATGGGGAATGGGATTGTCTTTTCACGCTTTGGAAACATTTGGATATGGAAAATCTTGGGAAGAAAAGAAAATTCAAGAAATATTACAAAAAGAAGATAAAGAAGAATCAAAGTGGAAATAA